The Aphis gossypii isolate Hap1 chromosome 3, ASM2018417v2, whole genome shotgun sequence genome includes a region encoding these proteins:
- the LOC126550669 gene encoding zinc finger MYM-type protein 1-like, with product MSDIRHFLQKKRKIESISSSINEGNNDIGNLSTNSSNSSQQKEVPRLLHQLTVGANKLDIGLYLNSYVDDELRLKLLKDSWVPPKTYDFKKDLTNDSTRAHENSIWHKDAINASQHFLNSKERKQLSVHEQIDSAFNREIEENRVKLCSIISSIVFCAKHDLPLRGKNDEGSVFTDLLQFRVESGDEVLNKHLKSGAKNALYISHEVQNELIKTCANVLRQNIIEEVKLSSVFSVLADETADISGTGQLSIGVRYLFYDVKFHKHKICEEFLGYSPLTKLDSKSIAKTIIEFLESCNLDLNRLVGQGYDGCATMAGHISGVQKLINKAYPMALFFHCASHVLNLVFNDLNNVSEVRNTIGIIKEIINFFRESTLSRKIIPNIPLLCETRWSAKYKSIRIFADNFIVIVKALEELSKSTANAKTKIKSYQLFTAATTPVFIVTLQVIAVYFAKFESVCNLLQQVNMNLKTVNNHITKLVDILQLYRNDSSIEFTELFAKSKEIAEELDVEIRPPRVAARQSQISNYPSTNHEEFFRISIFVPYLDSVIS from the exons atgagtgACATAcgacattttttacaaaagaaaCGTAAGATAGAATCAATTTCATCAAGTATAAATGAAGGCAATAATGACATAGGTAATTTAAGTACTAATAGTTCTAATAGTAGCCAACAAAAAGAAGTGCCACGACTCCTTCATCAGTTGACTGTTGGTgctaataaattagatattggACTGTATTTGAATTCCTATGTTGATGACGAATTACGTTTAAAGTTATTGAAGGACTCCTGGGTTCCTCCAAAAACATATGACTTCAAAAAAGATTTGACCAACGACTCTACGAGA GCTCATGAAAATAGTATTTGGCATAAAGACGCAATTAATGCgtcacaacattttttaaactcaaaagAGAGAAAACAATTGAGTGTTCATGAGCAAATAGATTCGGCATTTAATAGAGAAATAGAAGAAAACAGGGTGAAACTTTGTTCTATCATATCGTCAATCGTATTTTGTGCAAAGCACGATCTTCCACTAAGAGGTAAAAATGACGAAGGTTCCGTTTTTACAGATTTATTACAATTCCGTGTCGAATCAGGGGATGAAGTTTTGAATAAGCATTTAAAGTCTGGAGCTAAAAATGCGTTGTATATCTCACATGAAGTTCAAAATGAACTAATTAAAACTTGTGCTAATGTActtagacaaaatattatcgaaGAAGTGAAACTTTCATCTGTTTTTTCGGTCTTAGCTGACGAGACTGCCGATATAAGTGGCACCGGACAATTGTCAATAGGTGTTCGGTATTTGTTTTACGACGTTAAGTTTCATAAACACAAAATTTGTGAAGAATTTCTTGGTTACTCGCCTCTTACAAAACTAGATTCTAAATCCATTGCCAAAACCATCATTGAATTTTTAGAAAGTTGTAATTTAGATTTGAATCGACTTGTGGGCCAAGGATATGATGGATGCGCTACAATGGCTGGACATATAAGTGgcgttcaaaaattaattaataaagctTATCCTATGGCACTATTCTTCCATTGTGCTAGTCACGTATTGAATCttgtattcaatgatttaaataacgtAAGTGAAGTAAGAAATACAATCGGGatcataaaagaaataataaatttttttagagagAGCACATTGAGTAGAAAAATTATTCCCAATATTCCTTTACTTTGTGAAACTCGTTGGTCAGCAAAATATAAGAGTATTAGAATTTTTGctgacaattttattgttattgtaaaagCTTTGGAAGAACTATCAAAAAGTACAGCAAAtgcaaaaaccaaaattaaatcttatcaACTCTTTACTGCTGCTACTACAccagtttttattgttacattgCAAGTAATAGCTGTTTATTTCGCTAAATTTGAATCAGTATGCAATCTACTTCAACAAGttaatatgaatttgaaaACAGTGAACAATCACATAACCAAACTAGTTGATATTTTGCAGTTGTATAGAAATGATTCGTCGATCGAATTTACCGAATTATTTGCAAAATCTAAAGAAATCGCTGAAGAACTTGATGTTGAAATACGTCCACCTAGAGTAGCTGCACGACAAAgtcaaatatcaaattatccATCTACAAACCATGAAGAGTTTTTCAGAATATCCATTTTCGTTCCTTATCTAGATTcagttatatcataa